Proteins encoded by one window of Myripristis murdjan chromosome 1, fMyrMur1.1, whole genome shotgun sequence:
- the coq7 gene encoding NADPH-dependent 3-demethoxyubiquinone 3-hydroxylase, mitochondrial isoform X1: MQRAAHFALYDWTHILSSSTARQCLKCRAAPLQLSSRGYSVLPPPRDSEEKAMLDRILRVDHAGEYGANRIYAGQMAVLGRSQIGPLIQDMWDQEKKHLGKFNEILAENRVRPTALLPLWNIAGYLLGASTALLGKEGAMACTVAVEESISEHYNSQIRALMEKDPDRYIELLKVIKEFRDDEMEHHDTGLEHDAETVPGYWLLKNVIQLGCKAAIYASERV; encoded by the exons ATGCAGAGAGCCGCACACTTTGCGCTGTACGACTGGACGCACATTCTCAGCTCGTCTACAGCTCGGCAGTGTCTGAAATGCAGAG CAGCGCCCCTGCAGCTGAGCTCCCGGGGTTACAGCGTGCTCCCACCTCCACGGGACAGTGAGGAGAAGGCCATGCTGGACAGGATCCTGCGTGTGGACCATGCAGGGGAGTACGGAGCCAACCGCATATACGCCGGCCAGATGGCAGTGTTGGGTAGATCTCAGATAGGACCTCTCATCCAG gataTGTGGGATCAAGAAAAGAAACATCTTGGGAAATTCAATGAAATCCTGGCAGAGAACAGAGTTCGACCCACAGCGCTGTTACCCCTTTGGAACATTGCAGGGTATTTATTAG GGGCATCCACAGCCCTGCTGGGGAAGGAAGGAGCCATGGCATGTACTGTGGCGGTAGAGGAGAGCATCTCAGAGCACTACAACAGCCAGATAAGAGCTCTGATGGAGAAAGATCCAGACAGATACATTGAACTCTTAAAA GTAATAAAGGAGTTCCGAGACGACGAGATGGAGCATCATGACACAGGACTGGAACATGATGCTGAAACT GTACCTGGATACTGGCTGTTAAAAAACGTGATACAGCTAGGCTGCAAAGCTGCAATATATGCTTCAGAACGTgtctaa
- the coq7 gene encoding NADPH-dependent 3-demethoxyubiquinone 3-hydroxylase, mitochondrial isoform X2, whose protein sequence is MQRAAHFALYDWTHILSSSTARQCLKCRAPLQLSSRGYSVLPPPRDSEEKAMLDRILRVDHAGEYGANRIYAGQMAVLGRSQIGPLIQDMWDQEKKHLGKFNEILAENRVRPTALLPLWNIAGYLLGASTALLGKEGAMACTVAVEESISEHYNSQIRALMEKDPDRYIELLKVIKEFRDDEMEHHDTGLEHDAETVPGYWLLKNVIQLGCKAAIYASERV, encoded by the exons ATGCAGAGAGCCGCACACTTTGCGCTGTACGACTGGACGCACATTCTCAGCTCGTCTACAGCTCGGCAGTGTCTGAAATGCAGAG CGCCCCTGCAGCTGAGCTCCCGGGGTTACAGCGTGCTCCCACCTCCACGGGACAGTGAGGAGAAGGCCATGCTGGACAGGATCCTGCGTGTGGACCATGCAGGGGAGTACGGAGCCAACCGCATATACGCCGGCCAGATGGCAGTGTTGGGTAGATCTCAGATAGGACCTCTCATCCAG gataTGTGGGATCAAGAAAAGAAACATCTTGGGAAATTCAATGAAATCCTGGCAGAGAACAGAGTTCGACCCACAGCGCTGTTACCCCTTTGGAACATTGCAGGGTATTTATTAG GGGCATCCACAGCCCTGCTGGGGAAGGAAGGAGCCATGGCATGTACTGTGGCGGTAGAGGAGAGCATCTCAGAGCACTACAACAGCCAGATAAGAGCTCTGATGGAGAAAGATCCAGACAGATACATTGAACTCTTAAAA GTAATAAAGGAGTTCCGAGACGACGAGATGGAGCATCATGACACAGGACTGGAACATGATGCTGAAACT GTACCTGGATACTGGCTGTTAAAAAACGTGATACAGCTAGGCTGCAAAGCTGCAATATATGCTTCAGAACGTgtctaa
- the notum2 gene encoding carboxylesterase notum2: MRILGQVAFLLLLGCICCQNNRNAKSGGKSSKKTGNQNQSGDVAQSPPEDDTHPAPGRAAAESGREAAAAGRAAAQQTDEMRLHHLRNTQVTCNDGTAAGFYLKEFRGSRRWLLFLEGGWCCYNKETCDSRYQNIPRLMSSSGWPQTKRGSGILSSQAEENPHWHNANIVFIPYCSSDVWSGTGPAPTPPRPRQGREKEKDRNATDYTFMGSLIIREVINDLVPKGIKQAKVVMLTGTSAGGTGVLLNIEKVASQLELLGAETQVRGLVDSGWFLESKQQRSPDCPETVSCSPEDAIKKGLRLWNGAVPDKCRQLYKRGEEWQCFFGHKLYATLTSPVFVVQWLFDEEQLRVENIYLGGQSLSEQQWLYMQNLGKEFKNSLRDVTAVFAPSCLSHTLITKSNWMNFQVKGTTLPRALQCWDRSLQDANRNNRTTAKGCPFHLVDTCQWPQCNPTCPALVDQATQQELTLLQMLVAMGLDLQRLGLSPQGNAGSLASMVSNGG, translated from the exons ATGAGGATACTGGGACAGGTTGCTTTCTTGCTTTTGCTTGGATGCATCTGCTGTCAGAACAACCGCAATGCCAAGTCTGGCGGCAAATCCTCCAAGAAGACTGGGAACCAAAACCAAAGCGGTGATGTTGCCCAGTCTCCACCTGAGGATGACACCCATCCCGCACCTGGACGAGCAGCAGCCGAGTCAGGGCGGGAGGCTGCTGCAGCGGGGCGAGCAGCCGCACAACAGACAGATGAGATGAGGCTGCACCACCTCAGGAACACCCAGGTTACCTGCAATGACGGAACGGCGGCTGG GTTTTACTTAAAGGAATTCAGAGGAAGCCGCCGATGGCTGTTATTTCTAGAAG GTGGCTGGTGCTGCTACAACAAGGAGACCTGTGATTCCAGGTACCAAAATATCCCTCGACTAATGAGCTCATCGGGGTGGCCCCAAACAAAAAGAG GAAGCGGAATATTGTCTTCACAAGCAGAGGAAAACCCTCACTGGCATAACGCAAATATTGT ATTCATCCCGTACTGCTCCAGTGATGTGTGGAGTGGGACTGGGCCCGCCCCGACGCCTCCAAGGCCACGCCagggcagagagaaggaaaaagacagGAATGCAA ctgACTACACCTTCATGGGCTCCCTGATCATCCGCGAGGTCATCAACGACCTTGTCCCCAAGGGAATCAAGCAGGCCAAAGTTGTCATGCTGACTGGCACAAG TGCTGGGGGGACAGGTGTTCTGCTCAACATTGAGAAGGTGGCCAGTCAGCTGGAGCTGCTCGGTGCAGAGACTCAGGTCCGAGGACTGGTGGATTCAGGGTGGTTTCTAGAAAGTAAACAGCAGAGGTCACCTGACTGCCCAGAGACTGTTTCCTGCTCACCGGAGGATGCTATCAAGAAGGGACTCAG GCTGTGGAATGGTGCTGTGCCCGACAAGTGTCGTCAGCTCTAtaagagaggggaggagtggCAGTGCTTCTTTGGCCACAAACTGTACGCCACCTTGACCT CCCCTGTGTTTGTTGTGCAGTGGCTATTTGACGAAGAGCAGCTGAGAGTGGAGAACATCTACTTGGGAGGGCAGAGCCTGTCAGAGCAGCAGTGGCTCTACATGCAGAACCTGGGCAAGGAGTTCAAGAACTCCCTCAGAGATGTCAC ggCTGTGTTTGCTCCCTCCTGCCTCTCCCACACATTGATCACTAAAAG TAACTGGATGAATTTTCAAGTAAAAGGCACCACCCTGCCGCGGGCCCTGCAGTGCTGGGACAGGAGCCTCCAGGACGCCAACCGCAACAACAGGACCACCGCGAAGGGCTGCCCCTTCCACCTGGTGGACACCTGCCAGTGGCCACAGTGCAACCCCACCTGCCCGGCCTTGGTGGACCAGGCCACCCAGCAGGAGCTCACCCTGCTCCAGATGCTGGTAGCCATGGGCTTGGACCTCCAGAGGCTGGGTCTCAGTCCCCAGGGCAATGCAGGCTCCCTGGCCAGCATGGTCAGCAACGGTGGCTAA